One uncultured Hyphomonas sp. genomic region harbors:
- the aqpZ gene encoding aquaporin Z, giving the protein MKIFIAELIGTFTLVLFGCGAAVLAGEFVGQLGIALAFGLSIVAMAYGIGPISGCHINPAVSFGAFIAGRLGMKDMFLYWAAQFIGALIAAGVLYMIASGKPGYDIAINGLGQNGYDSGSPGGYSLAAGFLFEVVATFLFLVVILGSTSKNAPAGFAGISIGLTLAMIHIAGIQVTGVSVNPARSFGPAVFVGGEALTQLWLFIVAPLIGAGLAGFLATLNLTVSED; this is encoded by the coding sequence TTTATCGCGGAACTCATCGGCACGTTCACGCTGGTCCTGTTCGGGTGCGGCGCGGCCGTGCTGGCGGGCGAGTTTGTCGGCCAGCTGGGCATTGCGCTCGCCTTCGGTCTGTCCATCGTGGCCATGGCCTATGGCATCGGGCCGATTTCGGGCTGTCACATCAATCCGGCAGTCAGCTTCGGCGCCTTCATCGCCGGACGCCTCGGCATGAAGGACATGTTCCTCTACTGGGCCGCCCAGTTCATCGGCGCCCTGATCGCGGCCGGCGTGCTTTACATGATCGCCAGCGGCAAGCCGGGCTATGACATCGCCATCAACGGCCTCGGCCAGAACGGTTACGATTCAGGCTCACCCGGCGGGTACAGCCTCGCGGCCGGTTTCCTGTTTGAAGTCGTGGCGACTTTCCTGTTCCTGGTGGTGATTCTCGGCTCGACCTCGAAGAACGCGCCGGCAGGCTTTGCGGGCATCTCCATCGGCCTGACACTGGCCATGATCCACATTGCCGGCATCCAGGTGACGGGCGTCTCGGTGAACCCGGCGCGCAGCTTCGGCCCGGCCGTGTTCGTGGGCGGCGAGGCGCTGACCCAGCTCTGGCTGTTCATCGTGGCCCCGCTGATCGGTGCCGGCCTCGCCGGCTTCCTCGCCACGCTGAACCTCACCGTCAGCGAGGACTGA
- a CDS encoding dihydrofolate reductase produces the protein MPDSLNVCLIAARGKNNVIGKEGDLPWRLKDDLSFFKKVTMGCPILMGRKTWESLPVRPLKGRENIVMTRDWTYNAPGARVYSSFPAAINAARAVATRQNASCVFVIGGATIYDLALPYVDRIFMTEVDASPEGDAHFPELQTGDWSRETLATYPAGDGNDHAFSIVRMDREPAIAPRT, from the coding sequence ATGCCGGACAGTCTGAACGTCTGCCTCATTGCCGCCCGCGGCAAGAACAATGTGATCGGAAAAGAGGGCGACCTGCCGTGGCGCCTGAAAGACGATCTTTCCTTCTTCAAGAAGGTCACGATGGGCTGCCCCATCCTGATGGGCCGCAAGACCTGGGAAAGCCTGCCGGTGCGCCCGCTGAAGGGCCGTGAGAACATCGTGATGACCCGGGACTGGACCTATAACGCCCCCGGCGCGCGGGTCTATTCCAGCTTCCCGGCGGCCATCAATGCCGCCCGCGCCGTTGCCACCCGGCAGAACGCCAGCTGCGTTTTCGTCATCGGCGGCGCCACGATCTATGATCTCGCCCTGCCCTATGTCGACCGGATCTTCATGACCGAAGTCGATGCGAGCCCGGAAGGCGACGCCCATTTCCCGGAACTGCAGACTGGCGACTGGTCTCGCGAGACGCTGGCCACCTATCCGGCCGGGGATGGGAATGATCACGCCTTCTCCATCGTCCGGATGGACCGTGAGCCGGCTATCGCGCCGCGCACCTGA